The proteins below are encoded in one region of Silene latifolia isolate original U9 population chromosome 2, ASM4854445v1, whole genome shotgun sequence:
- the LOC141642014 gene encoding uncharacterized protein LOC141642014 isoform X1 has product MGTPKSSTPPTKPKSQLGKPTLILGISITGTALLFLFSSFEYSTTWFSITSPRTIIPNIIVFGKSTTIVVDDPNNKFLYWGFRIDCPGKHCHTCAGLGHQESSLRCALEEALFLQRTFVMPARMCINPMHNKKGLLHQSSNASSDEGWMDSSCAMDSLYDLDLISKKVPVILDNSEAWDRVLSTAMKLGARGVAHVEGMSRRVLQVDPQYANLLLLNRTASPLAWFMECKDRKNSSSVLLPHTFLPSMATKKLRDVADKIKAMLGDYDAIHVRRGDIIKTRKDRFGDERSLHPHIERDTRPEFILRRISKWVPAGRTLYIASNERTPGFFSPLGVRYKLAYSSNYTRILDPVIENNYQLFMIERLILRGAKTFIDTYKSDDSELSLTDDPKKNTKVWDKVVHTMEDTAGS; this is encoded by the exons ACCAACATTAATCTTAGGAATATCAATCACAGGAACTgcattattgttcttattttcaTCATTTGAGTATTCAACTACTTGGTTTTCAATTACATCTCCAAGAACAATTATACCTAATATTATTGTATTTGGTAAATCTACCACCATTGTTGTTGATGACCCAAATAATAAGTTTTTGTATTGGGGTTTTAGAATTGATTGTCCTGGTAAACATTGTCATACTTGTGCTGGTCTTGGTCATCAAGAATCTAGCCTTCGTTGTGCCCTTGAAGAGGCCTTGTTTCTTCAAAG GACTTTTGTGATGCCTGCTAGGATGTGTATCAATCCAATGCACAACAAGAAAGGGCTCTTACATCAGTCGAGTAATGCCAGTTCAGATGAAGG GTGGATGGATTCCTCTTGTGCAATGGATTCGTTGTATGATTTGGACCTTATTTCCAAAAAGGTACCTGTAATTTTAGATAATTCTGAAGCGTGGGATCGTGTATTGTCTACTGCAATGAAATTGGGTGCTAGAGGTGTTGCTCATGTGGAAGGAATGAGTCGGCGTGTGCTTCAAGTGGATCCACAATATGCAAATCTGCTACTTCTAAATCGTACTGCAAGCCCTTTGGCATG GTTTATGGAATGCAAGGATAGGAAAAACAGTAGCTCTGTACTGCTGCCACATACttttcttccatcaatggcaacCAAGAAACTACGAGATGTTGCAGATAAG ATAAAAGCGATGCTTGGAGACTATGATGCTATTCATGTTCGCCGGGGTGATATAATAAAAACAAGGAAAGATAGGTTTGGTGATGAAAGGAGCTTACATCCTCATATTGAAAGGGATACAAGGCCAGAGTTTATTCTCCGAAGAATTTCAAAGTGGGTCCCTGCAGGTCGAACCCTTTACATTGCATCAAATGAAAGGACGCCTGGATTCTTTTCACCGCTTGGTGTTAG GTACAAATTAGCATATTCGTCAAACTACACCCGGATTTTGGACCCGGTTATAGAAAACAACTATCAGTTGTTCATGATTGAGAGACTAATACTTAGAGGAGCCAAAACATTCATTGATACCTACAAAAGCGATGATTCCGAGCTCAGTTTAACCGACGATCCCAAGAAAAACACCAAGGTATGGGATAAGGTGGTTCATACGATGGAGGATACCGCAGGAAGCTGA
- the LOC141642014 gene encoding uncharacterized protein LOC141642014 isoform X2, whose product MCILITCQLVVLCTEIFLVGQGGSLTQSGFFNLGERLLIDDSNSKFRMLIGSEILSFYCFTPFKKPIVILVWTSIFVIPGSLSNSCFRTFVMPARMCINPMHNKKGLLHQSSNASSDEGWMDSSCAMDSLYDLDLISKKVPVILDNSEAWDRVLSTAMKLGARGVAHVEGMSRRVLQVDPQYANLLLLNRTASPLAWFMECKDRKNSSSVLLPHTFLPSMATKKLRDVADKIKAMLGDYDAIHVRRGDIIKTRKDRFGDERSLHPHIERDTRPEFILRRISKWVPAGRTLYIASNERTPGFFSPLGVRYKLAYSSNYTRILDPVIENNYQLFMIERLILRGAKTFIDTYKSDDSELSLTDDPKKNTKVWDKVVHTMEDTAGS is encoded by the exons ATGTGTATATTGATTACTTGCCAACTGGTAGTACTATGTACGGAAATTTTCCTAGTGGGACAGGGAGGTTCGTTGACTCAAAGCGGTTTTTTTAATTTAGGCGAGCGATTACTCATTGATGACTCTAATAGTAAATTTAGAATGTTGATTGGCAGTGAAATTTTAAGCTTTTATTGCTTTACGCCTTTTAAAAAGCCAATTGTGATTCTTGTATGGACATCAATC TTTGTCATTCCTGGATCTCTGAGTAATTCATGTTTCAGGACTTTTGTGATGCCTGCTAGGATGTGTATCAATCCAATGCACAACAAGAAAGGGCTCTTACATCAGTCGAGTAATGCCAGTTCAGATGAAGG GTGGATGGATTCCTCTTGTGCAATGGATTCGTTGTATGATTTGGACCTTATTTCCAAAAAGGTACCTGTAATTTTAGATAATTCTGAAGCGTGGGATCGTGTATTGTCTACTGCAATGAAATTGGGTGCTAGAGGTGTTGCTCATGTGGAAGGAATGAGTCGGCGTGTGCTTCAAGTGGATCCACAATATGCAAATCTGCTACTTCTAAATCGTACTGCAAGCCCTTTGGCATG GTTTATGGAATGCAAGGATAGGAAAAACAGTAGCTCTGTACTGCTGCCACATACttttcttccatcaatggcaacCAAGAAACTACGAGATGTTGCAGATAAG ATAAAAGCGATGCTTGGAGACTATGATGCTATTCATGTTCGCCGGGGTGATATAATAAAAACAAGGAAAGATAGGTTTGGTGATGAAAGGAGCTTACATCCTCATATTGAAAGGGATACAAGGCCAGAGTTTATTCTCCGAAGAATTTCAAAGTGGGTCCCTGCAGGTCGAACCCTTTACATTGCATCAAATGAAAGGACGCCTGGATTCTTTTCACCGCTTGGTGTTAG GTACAAATTAGCATATTCGTCAAACTACACCCGGATTTTGGACCCGGTTATAGAAAACAACTATCAGTTGTTCATGATTGAGAGACTAATACTTAGAGGAGCCAAAACATTCATTGATACCTACAAAAGCGATGATTCCGAGCTCAGTTTAACCGACGATCCCAAGAAAAACACCAAGGTATGGGATAAGGTGGTTCATACGATGGAGGATACCGCAGGAAGCTGA